TAGAAAAAGTAAAGGATCACTACCCCCTCTCTCCATCCAAGGTATGGTCAATACTTCTACAAGTATATGTAGAACTGTAACTGCGCCCATGGAGTTCATGAACAGCCTGAATATTAGAGATCCTCAAAGTAAAACATATCATCTCCGTATCACCATACAATAATAGGAATGAAAATAGTCATAGGAAACAAAATGATCAAAAATGCAATATatccaataaaaatattttatatcaaGTCTtcagccagaattctggaggacTCGGATCTGTATTTAGGCATCAGGGTTGGCAAGAAGAGGTCAAATTGGCATTATACGCTAATGACCTATTAACATTTATGTCCAATTCTCAACAACATCTGTGCCCCTTGATGGATTACCCCCACATCAGTCAAACAACATATAACTTGGGACTAAAAATAGGAAAACTTCCTAGCTCATTGTACAATTTAAACTATCCGCCACTCATAGGGAAGATAGTGGCGGAACTAAAGCAATGGCACACACTTCCTTTGTCATTTCTAGGACGATGCCATTTGATCAAAATGATGAGTTTCTCCAAATTGCTATATCCTCTTCAAACTCTCCCAATACTGTTAAAACATACAGATGTAAACACACTCAATAAAGCGGTCACTAAATTCATATGGTCGAGGAAGCGTCCCCGGATATCCCTACAAAAACTGATGCTATGGAAGCCTGAGGGAGGAGTGAAGTTTCCAAACACACAGGGATACATTGCTTGCCTAATGAGACAGATTATGGACTGGCTTTCATGACACAGATCACATCTCCAACAAAGATCTGGAACAAAACCTAGTGGCTCCTTGGGGCCTGGTGTCTTGCCCACATTCCAACTTGGCTGCTCTTCCCCTCAGAGGTCAAGTACTGATAAGAGATACAGTGGTATCATGGAAAGTCATCAGGAAAGCATTCAGACTTCCCCACTCAATCTAAAAAAAATGCCGCTTTGGAATCATCCTGAGTTTCCTGAAGGGAAACATGCAAGATTATCTGAGGACTGGAAATCCAGAGGGATAGTTAGGGCAGTACATCTGATGCACGTGGAGGAGAAACAAAAAGGTTGTCTCCGCGGGACTAAAGGAAAAATACCAACTCCAATACCAGACTCTCACTTTCTTCATATAATGCAAGTGCTAGGATTTTGGAGGCACAAAGTTCGTGACTTATCCAAAAAAGCACCCACAAACACCTTTGATAATATTGTGGGAAGCTCTCCATGAATAGTATCACTTTTGGACCTTTACAGAGCCATGTCCGAAAACTTCACGAAAAGTTTTACCATCCAAGCTTTTCTACAAATCAGTGAAAAAATCCTTGAAGGGTGCGCAAAAGTTCGCTCCTGTGTCATAAATGAGAGATGGTGGAATCTTACTTCAAAATGATGCATAATGCCATATATGGCTTTAACTTTTCAGCCTCTTCCAGGTTCCCAGATCGCATCATTTATTGTCCCAAATTTCACCTATTATTTTGGctaaaaggacctaggaattttagtgaacagcaaactaagctgtaaaaactagtgtcaggcagctgctgccaaggccaataagataataggttgcatcaaaggggctaatgcccgtgatgagagaatagttctaccactttacaaatcagaccacacatggagtattgtgtacagttcatgggctcctgtgaacaaggcagacatatcagagctggagaggattcagaggagggcatctaaagtagtaactggaatggggcaactacagtaccctgaaagattatcaaaattagggttattcacttttgaaaaaagacaactgaggggagatctaataactatgtataaatatataatctatttatccccaggactgtgactgtgatgaggggacatcctctgcgtctggaggaaagaaggtttgtacacaaacatagaagaggattctttatgataagagtagtgagactatggaactgatgatgatggcgagttcactaaaagagttcaagaggggcctggatgtatttctggagcgtaataatattacaggctatagctactagagatgggtcgttgatcgggagttattctgattggagtcgggaaggaatttttttcccctcttaagtggggaaaattggcttctacctcacaggtgttttttttttcctttctctggatcatcttgcaggataacaggccgaactggatggacaattgtatattttcggccttatatactatgtaactatgtaccaAGTGGTATACCTATCACTAACACTTCTATTCCACTAGCACCTCAAGTTCTTCTTTTATTTTGGATAAATCATTCCCTAGGATCTGATTTACCCTTGCTCTTTACTCTTTCTCCAAATGTAAAAAGCCAGCTTCAGATTTTTGGCATGGCATATGGTCATGCCGTCAGGTCTCAAAATTTTGGGAAAGTCTGATAGTATGTCAGGACATACTGGTCGATCAACCTCCCCCTCAAACATTGTTGTTTTACTATATTCGCTTTCCAACACACCAAGCTACTCGCCCTCAAAATGTTCCTCTCTTCCTCCACTCAATATTGCTGGTGGCCAAAAGAGTAGTATTACACCACTGGCTCTCCAGCTTAATGCCAGACGTATCAACAGTGATTTCACAACTGAAGATACAGTTCTGTATGATCAGATCGAGGCAAAAAGGCACAAAAAGAGCTCTGCTACTAAATTCTTTCGAAAATGGAAGACTTTTCTGACCACACATTTCATCCTCTCTGAAATAGTCAAACCATTTCAGTATACCTCCTGGTACATTATCTCCTCTTTATAAAAGGTACTTTGAGCGCTCTTCAAACTTAACCTTCCCTTTCCCTCccctttttatgttttttcttttatcatactattattatattttataatatgcTGATTGCTAGAAACCCATTTTTATCAGTTGCTTCATGATATAGATGGACTATTTCAAACAATGTATAATTCCAGAAATCTTGTTATAATTCCCTCCCCTTTTTTATTTCTGTCCctgttttaaaaatgtaaaatgtttcaataaaaagaataaaaaaacaaaacacataagGGAGGTCACTAAAGGGCTAAGCATGGAGATGGCTTCTCTCTGTGAGTTTTTTTATGTGTAACAAGAGTTGATTTCtgcttaaaacattttccacattctgagcatgaaaatggcttctcaccagtgtgatttctctgatgcatAACAAGAGCCGATAGCTGCTTAAAACATTCACTGcattctgaacatggatatggcgtctctcctgtgtgaattctctgatgcgtAACAAGAGCTTGTTtatgcttaaaacatttcccacattctgagcatgaaaatggcttctctcctgtgtgagttctctgatgtacaacaagatatGAATTAttgctaaaacatttcccacattctgaacatgaaaatggcttttccccggtgtgaactctctgatgtacaacaagagccAATTTATGCTTAAAAcaatttccacattctgaacatgaaaatggcctctcTTCTCTGTGAGTTTTTTGATGTGTAACAAGAGTTGATTTCtgcttaaaacattttccacaatctgagcatgaaaatggcttctcccctgtgtgatctcTCTGATGGAAAACAAGAGTCGATAGCCGCTTAAAACATTCACTGcattctgaacatggatatggcttctctcctgtgtgaattctctgatgcgtAACAAGAGCTTGTTtatgcttaaaacatttcccacattctgagcatgaaaatggcttctctcctgtgtgagttctctgatgtacaacaagatatGAATTAttgctaaaacatttcccacattctgaacatgaaaatggcctctcTTCTCTGTGAGTTTTTTGATGTGTAACAAGAGCCGATTtctgcttaaaacatttcccacattctgaacatgaaaatggcttttccccggtgtgaactctctgatgtacaacaagagccaatttatgcttaaaacattttccacattctgaacatgaaaatggcctctcTTCTCTGTGAGTTTTTTGATGTGTAACAAGAGCTGATTtctgcttaaaacatttcccacattctgaacatgaaaatggcttttccccggtgtgaactctctgatgtacaacaagatgtgatttctgagAAAAACGCTTactacattctgagcatgaaaatggcttctctcctctgTGAATTCTCTGGTGTTTAACAAGAGATGAATTAttggtaaaacattttccacattctgaacatgaaaatgtctTCTCTCTTACATAAGCTGTTGGATGTTTAGCACCTCTGCTGTGACTTGTATTCTGTGttacagtctgtgatgaatcagaagatcggacctgtttaaaagaatcaaatgatgCATTGTTGCTGAGATTGGATGAAAATATATCTTGGATATTGGCATGCTCTTCAAATGTATCTCGTGTGATACCACGTTCATCTACTTCAAAATCCGAAGATACCAGATGTTTCTCTAAgttcctggtacagtcatctgccaagaacaaaagacattttattattgatgaataaTATACCAAAATATTCTATTGAAATTTTATTAcatttcagtataaaaaaatcCACATAAAAGGTATGGCACAAAATACAAGAATTAACTGACTAAAACAGTGGTGGCCAAAAAGATCACAATCTAATAGTAGACCGAGGGGCATAACAAGGCCAGGTTGGCACCcatcatgagtagagttgagcgaacacctggatgttcgggtttgagaagttcggccgaacttcccggaaatgttcgggttcgggatccgaacccgatccgaacttcgtcccgaacccgaatgccattgaagtcaatggggacctgaacttttcggcactaaaaaggctgtaaaacagcccaggaaagggctagagggctgcaaaaggcagcaacatgtaggtaaatcccctgcaaacaaatgtggatagcgaaattaataaaaataaaataaataaaaattaaccaatatcaattggagagaggtcccataacagagaatctggcttcacgtcacccaccactggaacagtccattctcagatatttaggccccggcacccaggcagaggagagaggtcccgtaacagagaatcagtctgcatgtcatagcagagaatcatgcttcacgtcacccaacattggaacagtccattggcatatatttaggcccaggcagaggagagaggtcccgtaacagagaatctggcttcatgtcagcagagaatcagtttgcatgtcatagcagagaatcagtcttcacgtcagccaccactgcaacagtccattgtcatatatttagggccaggcacccaggcagaggagagaggtcccataacagagaatctgggttcatgtcagcagagaatcagtctgaatgtcatagaagagaatcaggcttcacgtcagccaccactgtaacagtccattgtcatatatttaggcccaggcatccagacagaggagaggttcattcaactttgggtagcctcgcaatataatggtaaaatgaaaataaaaataggattgaatgaggaagtgccctggagtacaataatatatggttaaggggaggtagttaatgtctaatctgcacaagggatggacaggtcctgtgggatccatgcctggttcatttttatgaacgtcagcttgtccacattggctgtagacagacggctgcgtttgtctgtaatgacggcccctgccgtgctgaatacacgttcagacaaaacgctggccgccaggcaggccagcacctccaaggcataaaaggctagctctggccacgtggacaatttagagacccagaagttgaatggggccgaaccatcagtcagtacgtggaggggtgtgcacacgtactgttccaccatgttagtgaaatgttgcctcctgctaacacgttgcgtatcaggtggtggtgcagttagctgtggcgtgttgacaaaacttttccacatctctgccatgctaaccctgccctcagaggagctggccgtgacacagctgccttggcgacctcttgctcctcctctgccattgaccttgggcttccacttgttcccctgtgacatttgggaatgctcacagtagcgcgtctaccaacgtgcgcttgtactcgcgcatcttcctatcacgctccagtgcaggaagtaaggtggacacattgtctttgtagcgtggatccagcagggtggcaacccagtagtccgcacacgttaaaatgtgggcaactctgctgtcgttgcccaggcactacagcatgtagtcgctcatgtgtgccaggctgcccaggggtaaggacaagctgtcctctctgggaggcgtatcgtcatcgtcctgcgtttccccccagccacgcaccagtgatgggcccgagctgcgttgggtgccaccctgctgtgaccatgcttcatcctcatcctcctccacctcctcctcatcctcatagtcctccagtagtgggccctggctggccacatttgtacctggcctctgctgttgcaaaaaacctccctctgagtcactttgaagagactggcctgaaagtgctaaaaatgacccctcttccgcctcctcctcggccacctcctcttccatcatcgccctaagtgttttctcaaggagacatagaagtggtattgtaacgctgataacggcgtcatcgccactggccatgttggtggagtactcgaaacagcgcaacagggcacacaggtctcgcatggaggcccagtcattggtggtgaagtggtgctgttccgcagtgcgactgacccgtgcgtgctgcagctgaaactccactatggcctgctgctgctcgcacagtctgtccagcatgtgcaaggtggagttccacctggtaggcacgtcacatatgaggcagtgagcgggaagaccgaagttacgctgtagagcagacaggcgagcagcggcaggatgtgaacgccggaggcgtgaacagacggcccgcactttatgcagcagctctgacatgtcggggtagttgtgaatgaacttctgcaccaccaaagtcagcacatgcgccaagcaagggatgtgcgtcaaactggctagtcccagagctgcaacgagatttcgcccattatcgcacaccaccaggccgggcttgaggctcaccggcagcaaccactcgtcggtagtgaaggtgtgtggctgactggatgagcaggtggaagaagaggaggaggaagctgagtaggaggaggtggcaacaggaggcaaagaatgttgccctgcgatccttggtggcgaaaggacgtgcgccaaacagctctccgcctggggcccagctgccactacatttacccagtgtgcagttagggagatatagcgtccctggccgtgcttactggtccaggtATCTgttgttaggtggaccttgccacagatggcgttgcgcagtgcacacttgattttatcggatacttggttgtgcagggaaggcacggctctcttggagaagtagtgccggctgggaacaacatactgtgggacagcaagcgacataagcgacatgagctgtttgaagctgtctgtgtccaccagcctaaatgacagcatttcataggccagtagtttagaaatgctggcattcagggccagggatcgagggtggctaggtgggaatttacgctttctctcaaatgtttgtgagatggagagctgaacgctgccgtgtgacatggttgagatgcttggtgacggaggtggtggtgttggtggtacatcccctgtttgcaggtgccaacgttcctccagaggtggaggaagaggccgaggcggcggcagcagaagaggccgaggcggcagcagcagaagaggtagcagggggagcctgagtgacttccttgtttttaaggtgtttactcgactgcagttcatgctttgcatgcaggtgcctggtcatgcaggttgtgctaaggttcagaacgttaatgcttcgcttcaggcaaaccactcgggtcttgtcgtcagcacattgtttgaagaagtgccatgccagggaactccttgaagctgcctttggggtgcccggtcccagatggcggcggtcagtagcaggcggagtctcttggcggcgggtgttctgcttttgcccactgctccctcttttgctacgctgttggctcggtctcaccactgcctcttcctccgaactgtgaaagtcagtggcacgaccttcattccatgtggggtctaggacctcatcgtcccctgcatcgtcttccacccagtcttcctccctgacctcctgttcagtctgcacactgcagaaagacgcagcagttggcacctgtgtttcgtcatcatcagagacatgctgaggtggtattcccatgtcctcatcatcaggaaacataagtggttgtgcgtcagtgcattctatgtcttccaccgctggggaagggctaggtggatgcccttgggaaaccctgccagcggagtcttcaaacagcataagagactgctgcataacttgcggctcagacagtttccctggtatgcatgggggtgatgtgacagactgatgggcttggttttcaggtgccatctgtgcgctttctgcagaagactgggtgggagataatgtgaacgtgctggatccactgtcggccacccaattgactaatgcctgtacctgctcaggccttaccatccttagaacggcattgggccccaccatatatcgctgtaaattctggcggctactgggacctgaggtagttggtacactaggacgtgtggctgtggcagaacggccacgtcctctcccagcaccagagggtccactaacaccaccacgaccatgtccgcgtcctttactagatgttttcctcattgttatcgttcaccacaacaataaaaatattatttggcccaatgtattgaattcaaattcaggcctttttttaaagacacctaacactatctggctatctatttaggtaccgtattacactaatacaggcacagcaataacgacagatttggatgactataaatttgaggcctattatttaggcgctgggtgacaggtatacgtttacagacagaattagactgggatatgcacagtagcgtgtgtgtgaagttattgagaatgaccccatctgcaccttgaatctaatattcccttttagggataaatttaaagtaggcctgatacagcagaaaccactaatttagagaattgctaaattgggaattgtatttcaacccagaacaaaaactgtgctttgacggacactaaataacttgcccagccacagcaataaccacagatttagcagactacaaatttgaggcctattatttaagcgctgggtgacaggtatacgtttacggacagaattagactgggatatggccaaaaaataaccacactattgagggttaaatgcacttggtgtgacagcttgaccaaccacactattgagggttaaatgcacttggtgacaggctcagcttgcccctgatgtagtatatggccaaaaaataaccagactattgatggttaaatgcacttggtgtgacagcttgaccctgatgttggatttagccaaaaaacttgttggcagcttgtgctggcgcaccacaagacacaaaatggccgccgatcaccccagaaaaaagtgactgaaaaacgctctgggcagcctaaaaacagtgagcaattcaatagcagcagttcaatcatccatagctgcagatcgatctctgaatgaagtcttttggaggagttaatcactgcctaatctcgccctaacgtcgcagctgcaacctctccctatactgatcagagcagagtgacgtgcggcgctacgtgactccagcttaaatagaggatgggtcacatgctgcactggccaatcacagccatgccaatagtaggcatggctgtgatggcctcttggggcaagtagtatgacgcttgttgattggctgctttgcagtctttcaaaatgcgccaagaaagcgatgaacaccgaacccgaacccggacttttacgaaaatgtccgggttcgggtccgtgtcacggacaccccaaaattcggtacgaactatacattcgggttcgctcatccttaatcATGAGCAAATTCCCTGCAACCTCCACCCAATCAgtaattttaaatacatataaataaaacatttcctagCACTGGACAAGAGGCGCTGAATGTCCCCTTAGTTTCCCACACCATAGTTATCTACCCTAAGAGTCCCTTTCACAGTAGAATTCCTGTTTAGTGTATTCAGAAGAATGCCCCCTTGATGTCTCCAAAAAAGGtacttatgcccccttagtgcccccacacaatagttatgccccttaCAATAATACTTCTCCTTAGTGGCCCGACAGCTATGCCCCCTTTGGGCACCTCCTGCAGTAGTactgtcccttagtgcccccctttATATCAGTGAAGCTCCTATACTatgaataaaattaataaagtaataccgAGCACATCATGCTCTTCCCAGCAGCAGACatgatgtgatgacgtcatctctcCTGCTGAGCTGAGGAGAGTGCACAGGCCGGGGGATTATCTCAGGTCTGTGCGCTCTCCCTCTCAGcccagcag
The sequence above is a segment of the Bufo gargarizans isolate SCDJY-AF-19 chromosome 6, ASM1485885v1, whole genome shotgun sequence genome. Coding sequences within it:
- the LOC122941910 gene encoding zinc finger protein 3 homolog, with the protein product MVIADFTFTDSSNTPLVWRLNESLLTRPAVFDALLDELKQFFQLNDTPDTDPMNLWLTHKAFMRGKLIQVASRLKKDRSSAQVTLESRLAKLVRAHQQTPSLYLLKEIKDTKSQLNTLLSNNTEKALRWTASYYYKYANKPDKMLARQLKATQRINQVYQIRTRTGRTTTHPDIIYDTFQSFYKKLYSERNGDPSNRVGDFLSPIPLPRVSSAALAELNSPITAEEVTYSIKALKLGKAPGPDGYTALYFKKFADQLIPFITKYCNHLLQGSTPPAEFLAAKITDVRGNEQSTEDIPTDNRPDDCTRNLEKHLVSSDFEVDERGITRDTFEEHANIQDIFSSNLSNNASFDSFKQVRSSDSSQTVTQNTSHSRGAKHPTAYVREKTFSCSECGKCFTNNSSLVKHQRIHRGEKPFSCSECSKRFSQKSHLVVHQRVHTGEKPFSCSECGKCFKQKSALVTHQKTHREERPFSCSECGKCFKHKLALVVHQRVHTGEKPFSCSECGKCFKQKSALVTHQKTHREERPFSCSECGKCFSNNSYLVVHQRTHTGEKPFSCSECGKCFKHKQALVTHQRIHTGEKPYPCSECSECFKRLSTLVFHQRDHTGEKPFSCSDCGKCFKQKSTLVTHQKTHREERPFSCSECGNCFKHKLALVVHQRVHTGEKPFSCSECGKCFSNNSYLVVHQRTHTGEKPFSCSECGKCFKHKQALVTHQRIHTGETPYPCSECSECFKQLSALVMHQRNHTGEKPFSCSECGKCFKQKSTLVTHKKTHREKPSPCLAL